Proteins encoded in a region of the Populus alba chromosome 13, ASM523922v2, whole genome shotgun sequence genome:
- the LOC118036485 gene encoding uncharacterized protein, with the protein MEDLSKFAHSPAHLAVARRDYATLKQIISALPHLAKAGEVNTEEESLVAEQQADSVSAVIDRRDVPGRETPLHLAVRLRDPISAEILMAAGADWSLQNENGWSALQEAVCTREETIAMIIARHYQPLAWAKWCRRLPRIVASAARIHDFYMEITFHFESSVIPFIGRIAPSDTYRIWKRGSNLRADMTLAGFDGFRIQRSDQTFLFLGEGYSSEDGNISLAPGSLVVLAHKEKEVTNALEGAGAQPTEAEVAHEVALMSQTNMYRPGIDVTQAELVPHLNWRRQERTEMVGNWKAKVYDMLHVMVSVKSRRVPGAMTDEELFSVEDEERLGNAAENDEFDDVLTAEERKQLDSALRTGNSDGVGDDEEPSVVEYQENGSGGIFENGDSNGSIKEKKSWFGWKNKGSKNTSDDPEDSKILKKFSKLAPEGGTQKPVDHQKSSESAREDMADAKKGKDKSSKKKKKKGPSSESKHESEYKKGLRPVLWLTPDFPLKTEELLPLLDILANKVKAIRRLRELLTTKLPLGTFPVKVAIPIVPTIRVLVTFTKFEELQPSEEFSTPLSSPAHFQEAKSKESEGASSWISWMRGSRGGQSSDSDSHRYKDEIDPFLIPADYTWVDANEKKLRMKAKKAKNKKHRKQPAARGEEGRAQHLSEDVEE; encoded by the exons ATGGAAGATTTGTCCAAGTTTGCTCATAGTCCTGCCCATTTGGCAGTTGCACGCCGAGATTATGCTACCCTTAAGCAAATTATCTCGGCCCTCCCACATCTTGCCAAGGCTGGTGAAGTCAATACTGAAGAAGAGTCTCTTGTTGCTGAGCAACAGGCGGATTCTGTCTCTGCTGTCATTGACCGCCGGGATGTTCCTGGCAGAGAAACTCCTTTGCACCTTGCTGTCAGGCTGCGGGATCCAATCTCAGCTGAGATTTTAATGGCAGCCGGTGCTGATTGGAGTCTGCAGAATGAGAATGGCTGGAGTGCACTTCAAGAAGCAGTTTGCACGAGAGAGGAGACAATCGCCATGATAATTGCTCGGCATTACCAGCCTCTTGCTTGGGCAAAATGGTGTCGAAGACTCCCGCGGATTGTTGCTTCAGCAGCTCgtattcatgatttttatatggAGATAACTTTTCATTTTGAGAGTTCTGTCATCCCATTTATTGGTCGTATTGCCCCATCAGATACTTACCGCATTTGGAAGCGTGGTTCTAACCTCCGTGCTGATATGACTCTTGCTGGCTTTGATGGTTTTCGCATTCAGAGGTCAGATCAAACGTTTCTATTTCTCGGGGAGGGATACTCTTCAGAGGACGGCAATATATCTTTGGCACCAGGTTCTTTGGTTGTTCTTGCCCATAAGGAAAAGGAGGTTACAAATGCTTTGGAGGGGGCTGGTGCCCAACCAACTGAAGCAGAAGTTGCCCATGAAGTGGCTTTGATGTCTCAAACTAATATGTATAGGCCAGGCATTGACGTCACTCAAGCAGAGCTTGTTCCACATTTGAATTGGAGGCGGCAAGAGAGGACAGAAATGGTTGGAAATTGGAAGGCCAAAGTTTATGACATGCTTCATGTTATGGTCAGTGTGAAGTCAAGACGGGTTCCTGGTGCTATGACTGATGAGGAGCTTTTTTCTGTGGAGGATGAAGAGAGATTAGGAAATGCTGCTGAAAATgatgagtttgatgatgtgttgaCTGCTGAGGAGAGGAAACAGTTAGATTCTGCACTTCGTACAGGGAACTCGGATGGTGTTGGTGATGATGAGGAACCTAGTGTTGTTGAGTACCAAGAAAATGGCTCAGGAGGAATCTTTGAAAATGGTGACTCTAATGGTTCCATTAAGGAGAAGAAAAGTTGGTTTGGTTGGAAGAACAAAGGTTCAAAGAACACTAGTGATGATCCTGAAGATTCAAAGATCttgaaaaaattttcaaaattagcaCCAGAAGGTGGCACCCAGAAACCTGTTGATCATCAGAAATCATCTGAATCTGCTAGGGAGGATATGGCTGATGCcaagaaaggaaaagataaaagcagcaagaagaagaagaagaaagggccCAGTAGCGAATCTAAGCATGAGAGTGAGTACAAGAAGGGTTTGAGACCTGTCTTGTGGCTCACACCAGATTTTCCTTTGAAAACTGAGGAGCTCCTGCCTTTACTTGACATATTAGCCAACAAAGTCAAGGCTATTAGGAGACTCAGAGAGCTTTTGACAACAAAACTTCCCTTGGGAACATTTCCTGTCAAG GTTGCCATTCCTATTGTCCCAACTATTCGGGTGCTTGTTACTTTTACAAAATTTGAGGAGCTACAGCCATCAGAAGAATTCTCAACACCTCTCTCCAGCCCAGCTCATTTCCAGGAGGCGAAGTCCAAGGAATCTGAAGGGGCTTCATCGTGGATTTCATGGATGAGGGGGAGTCGAGGTGGGCAATCGAGTGATAGTGATAGTCACCGGTACAAGGATGAGATTGATCCTTTCCTCATACCAGCAGACTACACTTGGGTTGATGCCAATGAGAAGAAACTCCGCATGAAAGCCAAGAAAGCCAAGAACAAGAAACACAGGAAACAACCTGCAGCCAGAGGCGAGGAGGGGCGGGCACAGCATTTGAGTGAAGATGTGGAAGAATAA